A genomic region of Candidatus Dependentiae bacterium contains the following coding sequences:
- a CDS encoding J domain-containing protein produces MKLFKSLILLLILGLFPTREIKTNISLDQRNVKISVALGLFAISLARFYLANYIEFADENETKKASFKKTKMFYLFLDSVVSGVRLTHGSLLEIGILLNNSIFFLIDQFDREINNLNQNDKDSLEKREDLKKDISQNKKDMIKVIKKLLLVTDMFFFLAELSEKERQDEKMLAFTGSFINTLSRCVDVESYNVNLVAAFMESVIFVLSTASYWKYFFNKNKFNNNYDNKKTYNTSNENDSLIKQARLLTLLDVYRLILNLPDDSSKEIINKKIKYLTLKIHPDKVKKEDKLIATKAFAALNSVKEYLDGGAFNRRLVEDIEVRRFFVKINNQILNELRTKYKKEEI; encoded by the coding sequence ATGAAGCTATTTAAATCATTGATTTTATTACTTATTTTGGGTTTATTTCCGACACGAGAAATTAAAACCAATATTTCGTTGGATCAAAGAAATGTAAAAATTTCGGTTGCTCTTGGTCTTTTTGCAATTTCTCTGGCAAGATTTTACCTGGCAAATTATATTGAATTTGCAGATGAAAATGAAACAAAAAAGGCGAGCTTTAAAAAAACAAAAATGTTTTATCTCTTTTTAGATTCAGTTGTATCTGGTGTTAGATTAACCCATGGTTCACTATTGGAAATTGGAATTTTATTAAATAACAGCATCTTTTTTCTAATAGATCAGTTTGATAGAGAAATAAATAATTTGAATCAAAATGATAAAGATAGTTTAGAAAAAAGAGAAGATTTAAAAAAAGATATATCTCAAAATAAAAAGGATATGATTAAAGTTATCAAAAAATTGCTACTTGTTACAGATATGTTTTTTTTTCTTGCTGAACTTTCTGAAAAAGAAAGGCAAGATGAAAAAATGTTGGCATTTACAGGTTCGTTTATTAATACGTTATCAAGATGTGTAGATGTTGAATCTTATAATGTTAATTTAGTTGCAGCTTTTATGGAAAGTGTCATTTTTGTTTTAAGTACGGCATCTTATTGGAAATACTTTTTTAATAAAAATAAATTTAATAATAATTATGATAATAAAAAAACATATAATACATCAAATGAAAATGACTCTTTAATTAAACAAGCGCGATTGTTAACATTATTGGATGTCTATAGACTTATACTTAACTTACCGGATGATTCAAGTAAAGAAATTATTAATAAAAAGATAAAATATCTCACACTCAAAATACATCCCGATAAGGTCAAAAAAGAAGATAAACTTATTGCAACAAAAGCATTTGCTGCTCTAAATTCGGTAAAAGAATATTTGGATGGTGGTGCGTTTAATAGAAGATTGGTTGAGGATATTGAGGTAAGGCGTTTTTTTGTAAAAATTAATAATCAAATATTGAATGAGTTGCGTACTAAATATAAAAAAGAAGAAATATAA
- a CDS encoding tetratricopeptide repeat protein, whose translation MSTKISLTQKIFTPIILSIITFLFYLSTLKFPFIYDDMPTIIENFHIIKGNFLHGIFFAYSRWISRFLHSVIYKFYGENPTAFRIFNLTLHITIGIIIFFILIKLLSNLNQDSFLKKNCYLISTFSSLLFLLHPAQTQTVTYITQMSLEGLVLFFVVLTAILFIYAAYQKNKYLKYFLYFLAIISAIFSAGTKEIVITLPFLILLIDISFIAQGNLKNLKHRIPVHALIFISVFGTLYQLGFKPVQFSTQIIKNPISNNRGNILTESHGQKIESGNYFISQFKVLLHYMRIYVIPKPLAFDYGYVLTKNIYQPDFIYPFIAIVLIILLALIAFIKNQANFFSFGIAWFFIGVLPRASFIPSTELVCDYKTYISSFGIIFLLAVILFYLLEKAASYIKNFVIFEKHIVHYTLLFFLIIISGFSSKFQNKIWQNELSYWQHAVKNAPNKANLWNNYGVALSDAKRIDEAIEVYKKACVIDPNYAEPIINLAFHYQAKNQYDLAMEQYAKAINMSEFHPEMYLNLGSLHLIKKNYKEAEICFDLALKHRPYYSRAHFNKGFMYEQQNMLELAFDSYEKALIGNYQTLQFYYQHAKMALKLNKLDEAIKSFETIKAQDSNFLDTLTQLANIYYLKRDYKNATNNFELIYKKDTNNLVAAYNLAQALINLRDFKTALPLFKQCEHDVQTFPYAKLHIAKCLIETNNKQESLKVLNDLISNPPHLGVKNDAVGLLKEIAV comes from the coding sequence ATGAGTACAAAAATCTCATTAACACAAAAAATTTTTACACCAATAATACTTTCAATAATTACTTTTTTATTTTATTTATCAACATTAAAATTTCCTTTTATTTATGACGATATGCCAACGATAATTGAAAATTTTCATATAATAAAAGGAAATTTTTTGCACGGAATATTTTTTGCATATTCAAGGTGGATTTCCAGATTTTTACATTCAGTAATCTATAAATTTTACGGAGAAAATCCAACAGCGTTCAGAATCTTTAATTTAACCTTACACATAACAATTGGAATTATAATTTTTTTCATATTAATAAAACTTTTATCCAACCTAAACCAAGATTCTTTTTTGAAAAAAAATTGTTATTTAATAAGTACTTTTTCAAGTTTATTATTTTTGTTACATCCGGCACAAACTCAAACGGTAACCTATATTACACAAATGAGCCTGGAAGGCCTGGTTTTATTTTTTGTTGTATTAACAGCCATATTGTTTATTTATGCTGCATATCAAAAAAATAAATACCTAAAATATTTTTTATATTTTCTAGCCATTATTAGTGCAATATTTTCTGCCGGTACAAAAGAGATTGTAATTACATTGCCGTTTTTAATTTTATTAATTGATATATCTTTTATTGCCCAGGGTAATTTAAAAAATTTAAAACATAGAATTCCGGTTCATGCATTAATTTTTATATCTGTATTTGGAACACTTTATCAATTGGGTTTTAAACCGGTTCAATTTTCAACACAAATAATTAAAAATCCAATTTCAAATAACAGAGGGAATATTTTAACCGAATCACACGGTCAAAAAATAGAATCCGGCAATTATTTTATTTCTCAATTTAAGGTTTTATTACATTACATGAGAATATATGTAATTCCAAAACCATTGGCCTTTGACTATGGATATGTACTTACAAAAAATATATATCAACCTGATTTCATATACCCGTTTATTGCTATTGTATTAATAATTTTACTTGCATTAATAGCTTTTATAAAAAATCAGGCAAATTTTTTTAGTTTTGGTATAGCTTGGTTTTTTATAGGTGTTCTTCCAAGGGCTTCATTTATTCCATCAACGGAACTTGTTTGTGATTACAAAACATATATTTCAAGTTTCGGAATAATATTTTTACTTGCCGTTATATTATTTTATTTACTCGAAAAAGCAGCCAGTTACATAAAAAATTTTGTAATTTTTGAAAAGCATATTGTACATTACACTTTATTATTTTTTTTAATAATAATTTCCGGTTTTTCAAGTAAATTTCAAAATAAAATTTGGCAAAATGAACTTTCTTATTGGCAACATGCTGTAAAAAATGCACCAAATAAAGCAAATTTATGGAACAATTATGGCGTAGCGCTTTCGGATGCAAAAAGAATTGATGAAGCTATAGAAGTTTACAAAAAAGCTTGTGTTATAGATCCAAATTATGCAGAGCCCATAATCAATCTTGCTTTTCACTATCAGGCAAAAAATCAATATGATCTGGCTATGGAACAATATGCCAAAGCAATAAATATGAGTGAATTCCATCCTGAAATGTATCTTAATTTGGGATCATTACATCTTATTAAAAAAAATTACAAAGAAGCTGAAATCTGTTTTGATCTTGCACTTAAACACAGACCTTATTACAGCCGAGCCCATTTTAATAAAGGCTTTATGTACGAACAACAAAATATGCTTGAGCTTGCTTTTGATTCTTATGAAAAGGCTTTAATTGGAAATTATCAAACATTACAATTTTACTATCAACATGCAAAAATGGCTTTAAAATTAAATAAACTTGATGAGGCCATAAAAAGCTTTGAAACTATAAAAGCACAAGATTCAAACTTTTTAGACACTTTAACGCAACTGGCTAATATTTATTATTTAAAAAGAGATTATAAAAATGCTACAAATAATTTTGAGCTTATTTATAAAAAAGATACAAACAATTTAGTTGCGGCATATAATTTGGCGCAAGCATTGATTAATTTACGTGATTTTAAAACGGCATTGCCATTATTTAAACAATGTGAACATGACGTACAAACCTTTCCATATGCAAAGCTACACATAGCCAAATGTTTAATCGAGACAAATAATAAACAAGAATCTTTAAAAGTTCTTAACGACTTAATTTCAAACCCACCACATTTGGGGGTTAAAAATGATGCTGTTGGGTTGCTCAAAGAAATAGCGGTCTAA